The following coding sequences are from one Kushneria phosphatilytica window:
- the cysN gene encoding sulfate adenylyltransferase subunit CysN translates to MSHSSPKIAEDIEAYLKEHEAKDLLRFITCGSVDDGKSTLIGRLLHDSKMIYEDQLAALSRDSKTRGTTGDRVDLALLVDGLQSEREQGITIDVAYRFFSTDKRKFIIADTPGHEQYTRNMATGASTASLAVILIDARYGVQVQTRRHSFICDLLGIRHFVIAVNKMDLVEYSQERFEEIRRDYLEFADNLSARDIHFVPMSALEGDSVVNRGDNMPWYEGPALLSLLEDVEITEDQNLSDLRFPVQYVNRPDLDFRGYAGTLQAGILRPGQRVKVLPSGKTSTVERIVTFDGDLAEAYPGQAITVTLADEVDVSRGDWLVGGDAELPLSNSFTADIVWMHERALVPGRGYDFKLATRDASGQISDIDYGIDVNTLTHHDAGELGLNEIGRCRVELTQAVPVDAYDVSPGTGSFIIIDRLTNLTVGAGMVREALSESGGSTTVDWEAFEIELNALIRRHFPHWEARDVKELFGQR, encoded by the coding sequence ATGTCACACTCATCTCCCAAGATCGCCGAGGATATCGAGGCCTATCTCAAGGAACACGAGGCCAAGGATCTGCTGCGTTTCATTACCTGCGGTAGCGTCGATGACGGCAAATCGACCCTGATCGGTCGACTGCTGCACGACTCGAAGATGATTTACGAGGATCAGCTGGCAGCGCTGTCGCGGGATTCGAAGACCCGTGGCACCACCGGCGATCGGGTCGATCTGGCGCTGCTGGTCGATGGCCTGCAGTCCGAACGCGAGCAGGGCATCACCATCGATGTGGCCTATCGCTTCTTTTCGACCGACAAGCGCAAGTTCATCATCGCCGACACGCCGGGGCACGAGCAGTACACCCGCAACATGGCAACCGGCGCCTCGACCGCCAGCCTGGCCGTGATCCTGATCGATGCCCGCTATGGCGTGCAGGTGCAGACCCGTCGTCACAGCTTCATCTGTGATCTGCTGGGCATCCGGCACTTCGTGATCGCCGTCAACAAGATGGATCTGGTGGAGTACTCGCAGGAGCGCTTCGAGGAGATCCGGCGCGACTATCTCGAGTTTGCCGATAACCTCTCGGCAAGGGATATTCACTTCGTGCCGATGTCGGCGCTGGAAGGTGACAGTGTCGTCAACCGCGGTGACAACATGCCCTGGTACGAGGGCCCGGCGCTGCTGTCGCTGCTCGAAGACGTCGAGATTACCGAGGATCAGAACCTCAGCGATCTGCGCTTTCCGGTGCAGTACGTCAATCGTCCCGATCTCGACTTCCGCGGCTACGCCGGCACCCTGCAGGCCGGTATTCTGCGCCCCGGTCAGCGGGTGAAGGTACTGCCCTCCGGCAAGACATCGACGGTCGAACGGATCGTCACCTTCGATGGCGATCTGGCCGAGGCGTACCCCGGCCAGGCAATCACCGTGACACTCGCCGATGAGGTGGATGTCTCTCGCGGTGACTGGCTGGTGGGCGGTGATGCCGAGCTGCCGCTGTCGAACAGCTTTACCGCGGATATCGTCTGGATGCACGAACGGGCGCTGGTGCCCGGTCGTGGCTACGACTTCAAGCTGGCCACCCGTGACGCGAGCGGACAGATCAGCGATATCGACTACGGCATCGACGTCAATACACTGACCCATCACGATGCCGGCGAGCTGGGGCTCAACGAGATCGGACGCTGTCGGGTCGAGCTGACCCAGGCAGTGCCGGTGGATGCCTACGATGTCAGTCCGGGGACCGGCAGCTTCATCATCATCGATCGTCTGACCAACCTGACCGTGGGCGCTGGCATGGTGCGTGAGGCACTGAGTGAAAGCGGTGGCAGTACCACGGTGGACTGGGAGGCCTTCGAAATCGAGCTCAATGCCCTCATTCGTCGCCACTTCCCGCACTGGGAAGCCCGGGATGTGAAGGAGCTGTTTGGGCAGCGCTGA
- the cysD gene encoding sulfate adenylyltransferase subunit CysD produces MLSAERQTHLKQLEAESIHIIREVAAEFRNPVMLYSIGKDSSVMLHLARKAFYPGIPPFPLMHVNTTWKFREMIEFRDRMAAETGMELIEHINEEGREAGINPFDHGSAKYTDIMKTQSLKQALDHYRFDAAFGGARRDEEASRAKERVYSFRDRYHRWDPRNQRPELWHLYNGHVNKGESIRVFPLSNWTELDIWQYIYLESIPIVPLYYAKKRPVVERDGTLIMVDDERMPLEPGEEPEMKSVRFRTLGCYPLTGAVESEADTLPDIIQEMLLTRTSERSGRAIDHDQAGSMERKKREGYF; encoded by the coding sequence ATGCTTTCCGCCGAGCGACAGACCCATCTGAAGCAGCTCGAAGCCGAGTCGATCCACATCATCCGGGAAGTGGCTGCCGAATTCCGTAACCCGGTGATGCTCTATTCCATCGGCAAGGACTCTTCGGTGATGCTGCATCTGGCCCGTAAGGCCTTTTATCCGGGGATACCGCCGTTCCCGCTGATGCACGTCAACACCACCTGGAAGTTCCGGGAAATGATCGAGTTTCGGGACCGCATGGCGGCCGAAACCGGCATGGAGCTGATCGAGCACATCAACGAGGAGGGGCGCGAGGCCGGTATCAACCCCTTCGACCACGGCAGTGCCAAATACACCGACATCATGAAGACCCAGTCGCTCAAGCAGGCGCTGGATCACTACCGCTTCGATGCGGCCTTCGGTGGCGCACGACGTGACGAGGAAGCCTCGCGGGCCAAGGAGCGCGTCTACTCCTTTCGTGACCGCTATCATCGCTGGGACCCGCGTAATCAGCGCCCCGAGCTGTGGCACCTCTACAATGGTCACGTCAACAAGGGCGAGTCGATTCGCGTCTTTCCGCTCTCCAACTGGACCGAGCTGGATATCTGGCAGTACATCTATCTCGAATCGATTCCCATTGTGCCGCTCTATTACGCCAAAAAGCGTCCGGTCGTCGAGCGCGATGGCACCCTGATCATGGTCGATGACGAGCGCATGCCGCTGGAGCCGGGCGAAGAGCCCGAGATGAAGTCGGTACGCTTCCGGACCCTGGGCTGCTATCCGCTTACCGGAGCGGTAGAGTCCGAGGCCGACACGCTGCCGGACATCATCCAGGAGATGCTGCTGACCCGCACCTCGGAACGCTCCGGTCGTGCCATTGATCACGATCAGGCCGGCTCGATGGAGCGCAAGAAGCGCGAAGGGTATTTCTGA
- a CDS encoding metallophosphoesterase, translating into MRLIQISDLHLSADPEAEYRGVHARRHCEAILEDIKAHHPELVLVTGDISEDGSVASYRVAADCLDRLGCDWAWLPGNHDERSAMAQVRALPGQLTIEGWQLLLLDTRVSGEVGGRVGQAALEQLSEQLLADSRPALIAMHHPPVSVNSAWMDGAGVADRDAFWQTLALYDQVQLVIAGHVHHVFETRQQEVAVQTVPAVSQQFAPASAEFTLDDTARPGYRIIELADSGAWQSRVVRVEVS; encoded by the coding sequence ATGCGTTTGATTCAGATCAGCGACCTGCACCTGAGTGCCGATCCCGAAGCCGAGTATCGGGGCGTTCATGCCCGCCGCCACTGCGAAGCCATACTGGAAGACATCAAAGCCCACCATCCGGAGCTGGTGCTGGTCACCGGTGATATCAGCGAGGATGGCAGTGTGGCTTCCTATCGCGTGGCCGCCGATTGCCTGGATCGCCTCGGCTGTGACTGGGCATGGTTGCCCGGCAATCATGACGAACGCTCTGCCATGGCGCAGGTACGTGCCTTGCCCGGGCAACTGACGATTGAAGGCTGGCAACTCCTGCTGCTGGATACGCGAGTGTCCGGTGAGGTGGGCGGACGAGTCGGCCAGGCAGCGCTTGAGCAACTCTCCGAGCAGCTGCTGGCCGATTCGCGACCAGCACTGATCGCCATGCACCATCCTCCGGTGTCGGTCAACTCGGCCTGGATGGATGGTGCAGGTGTGGCCGACCGCGATGCGTTCTGGCAAACCCTGGCGCTGTATGACCAGGTGCAGCTGGTCATCGCCGGCCATGTACATCACGTCTTTGAAACACGCCAGCAGGAGGTGGCGGTGCAGACCGTTCCCGCGGTGTCGCAACAGTTTGCGCCTGCCTCTGCCGAATTTACCCTCGATGATACCGCACGCCCCGGGTATCGAATCATCGAGCTGGCCGATAGCGGCGCCTGGCAGTCGCGCGTCGTTCGAGTCGAGGTCTCCTGA
- a CDS encoding DUF1249 domain-containing protein codes for MSKNAYVTDLKTLQGECTANYVRLCRLLGDAEAGEHIEIPLTGRTGHFGSLHLEVRERAPYTTMLKVSQSGVLDEMIDTPRMVVHLYHDVRMAEVTDFQRRRHFQGRYRYPNAHMHQPDEKLQLNRFLGEWLDHTLAHGQALNQPETP; via the coding sequence TTGAGCAAGAATGCGTACGTGACAGATCTCAAGACCCTGCAGGGCGAATGCACGGCGAACTATGTGCGCCTGTGTCGCCTGCTGGGGGACGCCGAGGCCGGCGAACACATCGAGATTCCACTTACCGGACGCACCGGGCATTTCGGCTCGCTGCATCTGGAAGTGCGGGAGCGTGCGCCCTATACCACCATGCTGAAGGTCTCTCAGAGCGGTGTGCTCGATGAGATGATCGATACGCCACGCATGGTCGTGCATCTCTATCACGATGTGCGCATGGCTGAGGTCACGGACTTTCAGCGCCGTCGCCACTTCCAGGGGCGCTATCGCTATCCCAATGCGCACATGCATCAGCCTGACGAGAAGCTGCAGCTCAATCGCTTCCTCGGCGAGTGGCTTGATCACACCCTGGCGCACGGTCAGGCCCTGAACCAGCCCGAGACCCCCTGA
- a CDS encoding NUDIX domain-containing protein — protein MTQQEPPASRFGREDVERVADECLYDGFFDLYRRQLRYRRFGGGWSETVTREVHVRHDAVGVLLYDPERDAVVLVEQCRAGALDRPRTPWLIEPVAGLIDSNESPEAVARREAEEEAGCRVDELIEIQRYFPSPGACSEYVTLYCALVDSRELGGVHGLDSEHEDILVHVLPFTQAWQLLEEGHLDNAMALIAMYWLARERASLRARR, from the coding sequence ATGACGCAGCAGGAACCACCCGCGAGCCGTTTCGGCCGCGAGGACGTTGAACGGGTCGCTGATGAGTGTCTTTACGACGGCTTTTTTGATCTCTACCGACGCCAGCTGCGCTATCGACGATTCGGCGGCGGCTGGAGCGAAACGGTGACCCGCGAGGTCCATGTGCGCCATGATGCGGTCGGCGTACTGCTTTACGATCCCGAACGCGATGCGGTGGTGCTGGTCGAACAGTGTCGTGCCGGGGCGCTGGATCGCCCGCGTACGCCCTGGCTGATCGAGCCGGTGGCGGGGTTGATCGACAGCAATGAATCTCCCGAGGCAGTGGCCCGCCGTGAGGCAGAAGAAGAGGCCGGCTGTCGCGTTGATGAACTGATTGAAATTCAGCGTTATTTTCCCAGCCCTGGCGCCTGCAGCGAATATGTCACGCTTTACTGTGCGCTGGTGGATAGCCGTGAGCTGGGGGGGGTACACGGGCTCGATAGCGAGCACGAGGATATTCTGGTGCATGTCCTGCCGTTTACGCAGGCATGGCAACTTCTGGAAGAGGGCCATCTGGATAATGCCATGGCGCTGATCGCCATGTACTGGCTGGCGCGTGAGCGTGCCAGTCTGAGGGCAAGGAGATAA
- a CDS encoding four-helix bundle copper-binding protein: protein MASTNRYNECIEAAQRCAIACDNCAASCLREENVAHMAECIRSDMDCAQICRTAAAFMARDSEMAPQLCALCAEICQRCGDECAQHDADHCQQCAKACHECAEACRRVAA from the coding sequence ATGGCTTCCACCAACCGCTACAACGAGTGCATCGAAGCAGCTCAGCGCTGCGCCATTGCCTGTGATAACTGTGCTGCCTCCTGCCTTCGGGAAGAAAACGTTGCTCACATGGCAGAGTGCATCCGCAGTGACATGGATTGCGCTCAGATCTGTCGTACTGCAGCGGCCTTCATGGCGCGCGACAGCGAGATGGCACCGCAACTGTGTGCACTGTGTGCCGAGATCTGTCAGCGCTGCGGCGATGAATGCGCCCAGCATGATGCCGATCACTGCCAGCAGTGTGCCAAAGCCTGCCACGAGTGCGCTGAAGCCTGCCGACGCGTAGCTGCCTGA
- the greB gene encoding transcription elongation factor GreB: MKGRNMTRWRDPAKDPRQEKKTNLITAKGYADMQGLLDHLVRERRPELSRKTGEAAAQGDRSENADYTYNKKALNATISKIAWLQRRLDDLTVVDRLPEDLERIFFSAWVTLEDDDGEEMTVRIVGPDETDNRRHWISVDAPLARALLGKRLDDDVTVDAPGGEQHYIVTEIDYFKDDHRR, from the coding sequence ATGAAAGGACGCAACATGACGCGCTGGCGCGATCCTGCAAAGGACCCGCGCCAGGAGAAAAAGACCAACCTGATTACCGCCAAAGGCTATGCGGACATGCAGGGGCTGCTCGATCATCTGGTGCGCGAACGCCGCCCCGAGCTCTCGCGCAAGACCGGTGAAGCAGCCGCCCAGGGCGATCGCAGCGAGAACGCCGATTATACCTATAACAAGAAAGCGCTGAACGCCACCATCTCGAAGATCGCCTGGCTGCAGCGACGACTGGACGATCTGACCGTGGTCGATCGACTGCCGGAGGACCTTGAACGCATCTTCTTCAGTGCCTGGGTCACCCTGGAAGATGATGATGGCGAAGAGATGACGGTGCGTATTGTTGGCCCGGATGAAACCGACAATCGCCGCCACTGGATCAGCGTCGATGCCCCGCTCGCCCGCGCCCTGCTGGGCAAGCGGCTGGATGATGATGTCACCGTTGATGCCCCCGGCGGCGAGCAGCACTATATCGTGACCGAAATCGACTATTTCAAGGATGACCACCGCCGCTGA
- a CDS encoding class I SAM-dependent methyltransferase, which produces MTMTTPMGQLLARQPENRFADWLLVAPPADEGLLSGQPRRILTLDHARASMWRRAGHEVCEGLTFELPETPAGVLLFWPKTLALGRWWVEELCRQLPLGTPLMIVGEHHGGARRVPKILEELGMACQRIDNARRCSLFESATVATAEDEQWMSFEALGLTLVSHPGVFGHGKVDEGTQMLLAALPELHGRVLDAGCGDGVIAATLARGGAEVTAVDSNHLAVEATRRTLAANGLAGEVRASDMLDDIEGQFEAIVTNPPFHQERQVDTDPTRKLIASASVHLEPEGALYLVANAFLPYRAMLEAHFGRVEVLSEDRRFRVYRARA; this is translated from the coding sequence ATGACCATGACCACGCCCATGGGCCAGCTGCTGGCACGCCAGCCGGAAAACCGCTTTGCCGACTGGCTGCTGGTAGCCCCGCCCGCTGATGAGGGGTTATTGAGCGGTCAGCCCCGGCGCATTCTGACTCTCGATCATGCGCGGGCGTCGATGTGGCGTCGTGCCGGTCATGAGGTCTGCGAAGGGCTGACATTCGAGCTGCCCGAGACGCCGGCTGGCGTGCTGCTGTTCTGGCCGAAAACACTGGCACTGGGGCGCTGGTGGGTGGAAGAGTTGTGCCGCCAGCTGCCGCTGGGCACGCCACTGATGATTGTCGGTGAGCATCATGGCGGAGCGCGACGCGTGCCGAAGATTCTGGAAGAGCTCGGCATGGCGTGCCAGCGTATCGATAACGCCCGTCGCTGTTCACTGTTCGAGAGCGCGACCGTGGCGACCGCCGAGGATGAGCAGTGGATGAGCTTCGAGGCGCTGGGGCTGACGCTGGTGAGTCATCCCGGTGTTTTCGGGCACGGCAAGGTGGATGAGGGTACGCAGATGCTGCTGGCAGCACTGCCCGAGCTGCATGGCCGGGTACTGGATGCCGGCTGTGGCGATGGTGTTATCGCGGCCACGCTGGCCCGGGGTGGTGCCGAGGTGACGGCGGTCGACAGCAACCATCTGGCGGTTGAGGCGACCCGGCGTACGCTCGCGGCCAACGGATTGGCAGGCGAGGTCCGTGCCAGCGATATGCTCGATGACATTGAAGGCCAGTTCGAGGCGATCGTCACCAACCCGCCATTTCATCAGGAGCGTCAGGTCGATACCGACCCGACGCGCAAGCTGATTGCATCAGCCTCGGTGCATCTCGAGCCGGAAGGCGCGCTCTATCTGGTGGCGAATGCGTTTCTGCCGTACCGCGCGATGCTTGAGGCGCACTTCGGTCGGGTTGAGGTTCTCAGCGAGGATCGTCGCTTCCGGGTCTATCGGGCCAGGGCGTGA
- a CDS encoding methyltransferase domain-containing protein, which yields MSESPLGDRHFNGMVEKFAQSMYSASRGQLRLALLQETLQRELPLHDQPILDVGGGLGHMAQWAAERGHSVTLLEPAEDMLAAARERLGGLKIDYHAVDLQGYQAPHPWPLVFCHAVLEWLAAPEAAIPRLAELVAPGGWVSLMVFNADALRLSNIVKGNLDRVLADRLAGMGKGKRLTPISPLTHEQIMRWVQAAGLEVRGVTGIRVFHDYLRERHPDAATLDKLFELERRFCRCEPYWRLGRYLHYTLHRPDHSADASF from the coding sequence ATGAGTGAATCTCCGCTAGGCGATCGCCACTTCAACGGCATGGTCGAGAAGTTCGCGCAGTCGATGTATAGCGCCAGCCGCGGTCAGTTGCGCCTGGCATTGTTGCAGGAGACGTTGCAGCGCGAGCTGCCATTGCACGATCAGCCGATACTGGATGTCGGTGGTGGGCTGGGGCATATGGCGCAGTGGGCCGCCGAGCGTGGCCATTCGGTCACGCTGCTGGAGCCCGCCGAGGATATGCTGGCGGCAGCGCGCGAGCGGTTGGGCGGGCTGAAAATCGACTATCACGCGGTCGATCTGCAGGGCTATCAGGCGCCTCATCCGTGGCCGCTGGTATTCTGCCATGCGGTACTCGAGTGGCTGGCAGCGCCGGAGGCCGCTATCCCACGGCTGGCCGAACTGGTCGCGCCGGGTGGCTGGGTGTCGCTGATGGTATTCAATGCCGATGCCCTGAGGCTGTCGAACATCGTCAAGGGCAATCTCGATCGGGTGCTGGCCGATCGTCTGGCCGGGATGGGCAAGGGCAAACGGCTGACACCGATTTCACCGCTTACCCATGAGCAGATAATGCGCTGGGTGCAGGCGGCCGGGCTGGAAGTTCGGGGCGTGACGGGGATTCGGGTCTTTCATGACTATCTGCGCGAACGCCACCCCGATGCGGCCACGCTTGATAAACTCTTCGAACTGGAGCGGCGCTTTTGCCGCTGCGAGCCTTACTGGCGCCTGGGGCGCTATTTGCATTATACCCTGCATCGACCTGACCACAGCGCCGATGCCTCGTTCTGA
- a CDS encoding tyrosine-type recombinase/integrase produces MSLTIRQIKASKPGKKEITLSDGLGLELRISPSGRKGWRLRYTRPNGKRNMMSLGSYPEVTLAEAREKRTDMRRLLAQGIDPVEHRKEEKRERLYASGNIFQVLAKEWHDTMVPRWKAGTKRAEQSWSALETHVFPMVGDQAIDTIKPLEWLDVLRRMEAVGKFEQKRKVHSFCRDIYRYAIITGRVNYNPLTDLAGALQRQPRTHFSHVSQAEIPELIHAINQYDKSKLVQTGLKLLTLTAVRPGELRWARWDEFDLEAAIWKIPAERMKMARPHSVPLPCQALQCLRELRKVTGQYRFLFPGRNDSTKPISDASFGMAFKRMGFEGRHVPHGTRHMVATGLKEMGYPGEWIEAQLSHKLPGIQGVYTHAEHMAPEQRPAMMQAWGDYIASQLNL; encoded by the coding sequence ATGTCGCTGACGATCAGGCAAATCAAGGCTTCCAAGCCCGGCAAGAAAGAAATCACCTTATCCGATGGTTTGGGACTCGAACTCAGGATTTCCCCTTCTGGTCGCAAGGGGTGGCGTTTGCGCTATACCAGACCCAACGGCAAGCGCAACATGATGAGCCTTGGCAGCTATCCCGAAGTTACCCTGGCTGAGGCCCGAGAGAAGCGCACGGACATGCGCCGGTTACTGGCACAGGGCATCGATCCCGTTGAGCATCGCAAGGAAGAAAAGCGCGAGCGGCTTTATGCCAGTGGAAACATCTTTCAGGTGCTGGCCAAGGAATGGCACGACACCATGGTGCCCCGCTGGAAAGCCGGGACCAAACGTGCAGAGCAAAGCTGGTCCGCGCTGGAAACTCATGTTTTCCCAATGGTGGGCGATCAAGCCATCGATACCATCAAACCACTTGAATGGCTCGATGTGCTCCGACGAATGGAAGCTGTCGGCAAATTTGAACAAAAGCGCAAGGTTCACTCGTTCTGCCGTGATATTTATCGATACGCCATTATCACCGGACGAGTTAACTATAATCCGCTGACCGATCTGGCGGGTGCCCTGCAACGTCAGCCGCGCACGCATTTCTCGCATGTCTCTCAGGCCGAAATACCAGAGCTGATTCACGCCATTAACCAGTATGACAAGAGCAAGCTGGTTCAAACCGGCCTTAAGCTGCTGACGCTGACAGCAGTTCGCCCGGGTGAACTCCGCTGGGCTCGCTGGGACGAATTCGACCTCGAAGCCGCTATCTGGAAGATCCCTGCCGAACGCATGAAGATGGCGCGCCCTCACAGCGTCCCACTACCCTGTCAGGCACTTCAGTGTCTGAGGGAGTTACGCAAGGTGACCGGTCAATACCGCTTCCTGTTTCCCGGGCGCAATGATTCAACGAAACCCATTTCGGATGCCTCTTTCGGCATGGCCTTTAAGCGGATGGGCTTTGAAGGAAGGCACGTACCGCATGGCACCCGCCATATGGTAGCCACCGGCCTCAAGGAGATGGGATACCCCGGCGAGTGGATCGAGGCACAGCTCTCGCACAAGCTGCCGGGGATTCAGGGGGTATATACCCATGCCGAACACATGGCGCCGGAGCAAAGGCCGGCCATGATGCAGGCATGGGGAGATTACATTGCCTCTCAGCTTAATTTGTAA
- a CDS encoding helix-turn-helix transcriptional regulator, with translation MTASTQPTTRACRRVERIQLGNRLLRRREVELKTGKSRSSIYKGVSEGTFPAPVPIGDNSVAWLEEEIDGWIAERLSQRNTTLKTTAQPEARA, from the coding sequence ATGACGGCATCAACACAGCCCACCACCCGAGCCTGCCGGCGCGTCGAACGCATCCAGCTTGGCAACCGCCTGTTGCGCCGCCGCGAGGTGGAGCTCAAGACCGGCAAGAGCCGCTCATCGATCTACAAGGGCGTGAGCGAGGGCACCTTTCCGGCACCCGTGCCGATTGGCGACAACAGCGTCGCCTGGCTGGAAGAAGAGATCGACGGCTGGATCGCCGAACGCCTCTCCCAGCGCAACACCACTCTGAAAACCACTGCCCAACCGGAGGCCCGTGCATGA
- a CDS encoding toprim domain-containing protein, producing the protein MAEHATVAKIRQVAMAALTDSETLLRELLPEGRRSGSEWIARNVARGDQSPGSFGVSLVSGKWNDFADSAAHGGDLVSLYGYLHRCRQVDAAMAIDRLLGLGIFQHGAGVPHPAPQDTAVSDREAWLARQKRIESERAEARAHAAERARQCWDSARPAASTHPYLIDRGVPAYNLRQSKRGWLLVPLYHQGELVNVQSIMPNGGKRFLKGGRVQGCYAPIGEPRPFGKLFICEGWATGATLHRLTGEPVVCAMHAGNLAAVARAMRPLCDGSLELIIAGDDDRHTEGNPGRTAANDAALAVGAMVLYPKWPEGCPDDLTDFNDLYRWHRRQLAHGDPTDLTGGDR; encoded by the coding sequence GTGGCTGAGCACGCAACCGTCGCGAAGATCCGGCAGGTGGCCATGGCCGCCCTGACCGACAGCGAGACCCTGTTGCGCGAGCTGCTGCCGGAAGGCCGGCGCAGCGGCTCGGAGTGGATCGCCCGTAACGTCGCCCGGGGGGATCAGTCCCCCGGCTCGTTCGGCGTCTCGCTGGTAAGCGGCAAGTGGAACGACTTTGCCGACAGTGCCGCCCACGGCGGCGATCTGGTATCGCTGTATGGCTATCTGCACCGCTGCCGGCAGGTCGATGCCGCCATGGCCATCGACCGGCTGCTGGGGCTGGGTATCTTCCAGCACGGCGCCGGAGTGCCACACCCCGCCCCGCAAGACACGGCCGTATCCGACCGGGAGGCATGGCTCGCCCGGCAGAAGCGTATCGAGAGCGAACGCGCCGAAGCCCGCGCCCATGCCGCCGAACGCGCCCGGCAGTGCTGGGACAGCGCCCGGCCGGCCGCGTCCACCCATCCCTATCTGATCGACCGGGGCGTGCCGGCCTACAACCTGCGCCAGTCGAAACGCGGCTGGCTGCTGGTGCCGCTCTACCACCAGGGCGAGCTGGTCAACGTCCAGTCGATCATGCCCAACGGCGGCAAGCGCTTCCTGAAGGGTGGCCGGGTACAGGGCTGTTACGCCCCCATCGGCGAGCCGCGCCCCTTCGGCAAGCTGTTCATCTGCGAGGGCTGGGCCACCGGGGCGACGCTGCACCGGCTGACCGGCGAGCCGGTGGTGTGCGCCATGCACGCCGGCAACCTCGCCGCCGTGGCACGGGCCATGCGCCCGCTGTGCGACGGCTCGCTGGAGCTGATCATCGCCGGCGACGACGACCGCCACACCGAGGGCAATCCCGGGCGCACCGCCGCCAACGATGCGGCGCTGGCCGTGGGCGCGATGGTGCTCTATCCGAAGTGGCCCGAGGGCTGCCCGGACGATCTCACCGACTTCAACGACCTGTATCGCTGGCATCGCCGGCAGCTTGCCCATGGGGACCCTACTGACCTGACAGGGGGTGACCGATGA